From Aspergillus luchuensis IFO 4308 DNA, chromosome 2, nearly complete sequence:
TGACCTTAGAAGTGTGACTGAATAAAGAGGGACGGTTCGAATTTCGGGGGTCGAAGGAGTAGTGGAAGAAGTCAGGACGGGGCGTCACAGGTGGCACATTGAACTAACGACGGTCTAGAATCGCTAAGGGACACGCTTGAATGTACCCCTTGTTGGAGGGGGGCGAAAGAGATATCAGCAAGACAActgctgaggagaagaagaagaagaaaaaaaaatgagcTAAGCTCAGAGACTACTGCGGAGGCGATCCGCAGGCTCTTTGAGAGAAAGAATGCAGGAAGAACACTCCTACAAGAGAAAGCGATAAGCCGACCAAGTGAGGTGCTCACGAGAGCCGCAGGGAGAGACTGAGGGAGAATGTCCCCCCGGCGCCACGGTTTCTCCGCGCCCCGACACGGGACCTCAACCCTTCGCGCATCGATCCCGATCCAGTGTGGTATCTTGACGACTGACAGCGCCGCTATTCCCGCTTATCCTCTGCCATTGGGTCTGTCACCACCCCGACCCTTATACCCAATTACACAACCTCCAGGCATAATGAGGTCTACATTCCGGTTGCTCGCCGGTGTGAAGCCGGCTCGTTACTTGGAGCCTTTCGCTCCTACCGGCTTGACCGGCCTCGTCACTCACCCTAGCCCTCGCCCGACCTTGATCTTCCTCTACAAGTCCACCCTGGACAAGCTGAAGGCCTTCCCCGAGTCCTCCGTCTACCGCCAGTCTACCGAAGCATTGACCCGCCATCGCCTGCAGATCGTCGAGTCCACGAAGCCGCCCGGATTCGATGCTTGGTTGGAGCGTGTGAAGAAGGCCGTGGCTGAAGAGCCCGAGCGCTTCGCCTCTCTTCGCCGTCCTGACGGTACATATGCCGCCTGGCAGCGTGACGACGGTTCCGACAACCCCCGTGGTCAggaatgggatggagagagcATCGAACCTACTACCGAGGGCCCCGCTCGTAcggcagaggaagaagcgcGGTGGCACCAGGCCATTGAGGACTCTACCAAGCCCACTGCCGAATCAGACTTCCACACTTCACAGATGAAGTGGGAGAACGAGCCCGCCCTGGAGGCTGAGCAGTATGTGGCATCATCTCTGAGCTATGCTACCGTTCCGTGGAGATGCTGATCAATTATTCTAGGATCGCCGAAATTGAGAGACAGATTGGCGCCGGCCTGATCGAGGAGGTCATTGAGGTTGCTGAGGGCGAGTTGAAGGTTGTTGACGAGCTGTACAGGACTTCCGCGTAAGTTGACCGATCGACCAGTTTTCGTTTGAAGCCAGAGATGCTAACGTTATCTTAGTTGGGAGGAGCTTTCCGAGAAGCCCAGACCCGGCCAGTGGTCTTACTTTGAGCGCAAGACCGAGTAAGCATAGAATGGTTTTCTCATGAATGGAGGATCCGAAACTAGATTCCCCATCTGCttgtaattattatcttatggTTGTGTGAAACAAAATTCGATGCCAATGCCAGgccaatttctttttttatggGGTTAAGTTCATAGAAGTCGTGATGAATTCCGTTATATTTGGTTACAAATGTCCCcttgaagaaaagaaactaaGGGAGCTGGTGCAAGTGATGCGTGTGATGTGAATAACTAGTTCATTGCTTTAGTTGATGACTACTGCAAACACCCCCAGAGGGTGCTTACGATGGTCGCATCTGCACACAGGTATTCCCTTCTCAGATGATCTACAAACAGAAAGGCATCCACAAGCATCTATATCTTAAGAAGTGATGCAGGGTTGATGTTTGATGCTCACCATGGAATCACAAACCGTAGGCGGTGAGCCCCATATGGCTAGCCGGTTCCAGATAGCTGGCGGGATTCCGTCTCCTTGTGGACACATCGCTGCCAGTCCCTGAACATCTTCGTTGACCTTGCTGGCCATTCCGGTCGGGgactttccttctttctttgcgcTCTCATCTACTCGATTCTCGGGACTCCTTTGCACAGACGGGCTGGCTGTTTGAGCGGCTCGTGGCCTggtttcccctccttctctcagGCCGTTCTCCGACGCCGCACATAGTCGCGACTCTCCTTCCCCACACAACATGAAATTGGATGTCAAGGTACGGGTTATAATGCGGGGTCTAAAGTCCTTAGTTTAAGCAGAGGCTGTGGCGTGCAGAGGATATAATCTTGGGAATCAATTATACGAATGCTGACTGTTGTTGTGGCCTAACAGAGACAGCTGTTCGCCCGCTCCGAGCGGGTGAAGGGCATTGACTTCCATCCCACAGAGCCATGGGTGAGTACTCAATCGCTGCAATCCGTTGATCAATACTGATACTTTTCAGATCCTCACAACGTTATATAGCGGTGCGTGACGGTAGCGAGTGGAGGAAATCATCGAACCTGATGTGCTAATTCGACATAGGCCATGTATACATCTGGTCTTACGAGACTCAGGTGAGTTGTGCAGACAAAGAATCGCTATGATGCACTGCTGATTGCTGAATTATCTAGTCGATTATCAAAACCTTCGAACTCACCGATGTCCCTGTACGAGCCGGTCGATTCATCGCTCGCAAGAACTGGATTGTCTGCGGTTCCGATGACTTCCAACTTCGCGTCTACAATTACAACACCTCCGAGAAGATTGCCTCGTTTGAGGCGCATCCGGATTACATTCGTTCCATCGCAGTGCATCCTACTCAGCCTTTTGTTCTCACGGCGTCCGATGATATGACGATCAAGCTCTGGGACTGGGAGAGGGGCTGGAAGTGTGTCCAGGTGTACGAGGGCCACAGCCACTACGTGATGGGGCTTGCTATCAACCCCAAGGATACGAACACCTTTGCCTCCGCTTGTTTGGACCGTACCGTCAAGATCTGGAGCCTCGGCTCGCCTCACGCCAACTTCACCCTGGAAGCCCATGAAACCAAGGGTGTCAACCATGTCGATTACTACCCACAAGCGGATAAGCCGTACCTTCTTACGACATCAGATGACAGGACCGTCAAGATCTGGGATTACACGACGAAGGCGCTCATTGCAACCCTGGAAGGACACACAAGTAACGTTTCGTTTGCCTGCTACCACCCGGAGTTGCCGGTCATTATCTCCGGATCGGAGGATGGAACTATCAAGCTCTGGCATGCAAACACATACAGGCTGGAGCAGTCGCTAAGCTATGGCTTGGAGCGTGCCTGGTGTATCGCTTACCAGCGTGGCAGACAGGGTGTTGCAATGGGTTTCGACGACGGTGCGGTAGTTGTGAAGATGGGCAGAGAGGAGCCGGCGGTTTCCATGGACGGCTCAGGAAAGATCATCTGGGCCAGGCACAACGAGGTCGTTTCCACTGTCATCAAGGGTGGTGATGCTAGCATCAAGGACGGCGCACCGCTGTCTCTTCCCACTAAGGAGCTGGGATCTTGTGAGGTCTATCCCCAGACGCTGTCTCATTCCCCCAACGGCCGTTTCGTTTCGGTATGTGGTGATGGCGAGTACATCATCTACACTGCCCTTGCCTGGCGAAACAAGGCTTTTGGACAGGCCCTGGACTTCGCATGGGGCTCCAAGGACAACAGCAACGATTACGCTATCCGGGAGTCCACGACCAGCGTCAAGATCTTCAAGAACTTCAAAGAAGTCAGTGGTGGTCTGGACGTGGGCTTTCAGGCTGAGGGTCTCACCGATGGTGTGCTTCTTGGTGTTAAGGGACAAGGAGGTATTGGCATGTTCGACTGGGAGACGGGTAACTTGGTCCGCCGCATCGAAGTCGACCCCAAGGCTGTAAGTATCTACCAACGACTAAGTTAAGGCGACCCTTCACTCACACCTCGAATAGGTCTACTGGTCCGAGTCCGGCGAGCTGGTGACCCTGGCTTGTGAGGATACTTTCTACGTCCTCCGCTTCTCCAGGGAGAACTACGTCAACGGTCTGAACGCCGGTGAagccgacgaggatggagTGGAGTCCGCCTTCGAAGTTGTCACCGACATCAACGAGTCTGTCCGCACAGGTCAATGGGTTGGAGACTGCTTCATTTACACGAATTCGACGAACCGCCTGAACTACCTCGTCGGTGACCAGACCTACACCATCTCTCACTTTGATCAGGGCATGTACGTCCTGGGCTACCTGCCCCGCGATGGCAGAGTGTACCTTGCCGACAAGGACGTCAACGTCGTCTCCTTCGGTCTCTCCCTCAGCATGGTCGAGTACCAAACTGTGGTGCTGCGTGGTGACATGGACATGGCAGCTGAGCTGCTCAAGGACGTACCCCAGGACCAGATGAACAAGGTTGCACGATTCCTCGAAGGCCAAGGCTACAAGGAAATGGCCCTTGAAGTCGCAACCGACCAAGAGCACCGGTTCGAGCTGGCACTCGGGCTCAGCAACCTCGACATCGCCCTGGAAATTGCCCGTGAAGCCAACAACGAGCACAAATGGAA
This genomic window contains:
- a CDS encoding coatomer subunit beta' (COG:U;~EggNog:ENOG410PFS1;~InterPro:IPR036322,IPR015943,IPR001680,IPR016453, IPR006692,IPR020472,IPR017986;~PFAM:PF00400,PF04053;~go_component: GO:0030117 - membrane coat [Evidence IEA];~go_function: GO:0005198 - structural molecule activity [Evidence IEA];~go_function: GO:0005515 - protein binding [Evidence IEA];~go_process: GO:0006886 - intracellular protein transport [Evidence IEA];~go_process: GO:0016192 - vesicle-mediated transport [Evidence IEA]); the protein is MKLDVKRQLFARSERVKGIDFHPTEPWILTTLYSGHVYIWSYETQSIIKTFELTDVPVRAGRFIARKNWIVCGSDDFQLRVYNYNTSEKIASFEAHPDYIRSIAVHPTQPFVLTASDDMTIKLWDWERGWKCVQVYEGHSHYVMGLAINPKDTNTFASACLDRTVKIWSLGSPHANFTLEAHETKGVNHVDYYPQADKPYLLTTSDDRTVKIWDYTTKALIATLEGHTSNVSFACYHPELPVIISGSEDGTIKLWHANTYRLEQSLSYGLERAWCIAYQRGRQGVAMGFDDGAVVVKMGREEPAVSMDGSGKIIWARHNEVVSTVIKGGDASIKDGAPLSLPTKELGSCEVYPQTLSHSPNGRFVSVCGDGEYIIYTALAWRNKAFGQALDFAWGSKDNSNDYAIRESTTSVKIFKNFKEVSGGLDVGFQAEGLTDGVLLGVKGQGGIGMFDWETGNLVRRIEVDPKAVYWSESGELVTLACEDTFYVLRFSRENYVNGLNAGEADEDGVESAFEVVTDINESVRTGQWVGDCFIYTNSTNRLNYLVGDQTYTISHFDQGMYVLGYLPRDGRVYLADKDVNVVSFGLSLSMVEYQTVVLRGDMDMAAELLKDVPQDQMNKVARFLEGQGYKEMALEVATDQEHRFELALGLSNLDIALEIAREANNEHKWKTVGDAALAGWNLALAQECFTNAKDVGSLLLLHTASGNKDGLRQLAEQASEAGLHNVAFSTFWSLGDVDGCIDLLVRTNRLAESVLFAQTYKPSRAPALVAQWKESLEGSGKTKIARLIGIPPGCPDLAADDDLFPEWDEYLRLEKEGVVPEPPSSESLIDVHADEDGNAVSAGNGEPEVEAQAEAEAEEEEAEEEETEA
- a CDS encoding complex I NDUFA5 subunit family protein (COG:C;~EggNog:ENOG410PPI3;~InterPro:IPR006806;~PFAM:PF04716;~go_process: GO:0022904 - respiratory electron transport chain [Evidence IEA]) codes for the protein MRSTFRLLAGVKPARYLEPFAPTGLTGLVTHPSPRPTLIFLYKSTLDKLKAFPESSVYRQSTEALTRHRLQIVESTKPPGFDAWLERVKKAVAEEPERFASLRRPDGTYAAWQRDDGSDNPRGQEWDGESIEPTTEGPARTAEEEARWHQAIEDSTKPTAESDFHTSQMKWENEPALEAEQIAEIERQIGAGLIEEVIEVAEGELKVVDELYRTSAWEELSEKPRPGQWSYFERKTE